A window of the Parambassis ranga chromosome 17, fParRan2.1, whole genome shotgun sequence genome harbors these coding sequences:
- the LOC114449929 gene encoding katanin p60 ATPase-containing subunit A-like 1: protein MHVLSSMNWAEICDNAKKGREYALLGNYDSSVVYYQGVIQQIHKHCQTLRDPALKVRWQQVRQELTEEYEQVKAIMGTLESFKTEKPNDIFAPQTEERPEDPAVWPPPIPAEHRNPVAVKRPNSAVKQQRKDSPALQHRGAGPAGRGQAKSDRPGVRDARGTKPKDDKGKKGSGDAQEQDQKKFDGTGYDSDLVDSLERDIVSRNPNVHWDDIADLEDAKKLLKEAVVLPMWMPEFFKGIRRPWKGVLMVGPPGTGKTMLAKAVATECGTTFFNVSSSTLTSKYRGESEKLVRLLFEMARFYAPTTIFIDEIDSICGRRGTSDEHEASRRVKSELLIQMDGVGGALENDDPSKMVMVLAATNFPWDIDEALRRRLEKRIYIPLPAAVGRVELLKINLREVELAADMDLDLIAEMTEGYSGSDITNVCRDASMMAMRRRIQGLTPEEIRALSKDELQMPVTMEDFTLTLKKISKSVSAADLEKYVAWMGEFGSV, encoded by the exons ATGCAC GTTTTATCCAGCATGAATTGGGCAGAGATATGCGACAATGCCAAGAAGGGCCGGGAGTATGCCCTGCTCGGGAACTACGACTCCTCCGTGGTGTACTACCAGGGTGTCATCCAACAGATCCACAAGCACTGTCAGACCCTCAGAGACCCCGCCCTCAAAGTCAGGTGGCAACAG GTCAGACAGGAGCTCACTGAGGAGTATGAGCAAGTAAAAGCTATCATGGGGACCCTGGAGAGCTTTAAAACAGAGAAGCCAAACGACATCTTCGCCCCTCAGACGGAGGAGAGACCAGAGGATCCAGCAGTCTGGCCTCCCCCCATCCCTGCAGAGCACAG AAACCCTGTTGCAGTGAAGCGGCCCAACAGTGCGgtaaagcagcagaggaaggactCTCCCGCCCTGCAGCATCGAGGAGCAGGGCCAGCAGGCCGCGGCCAGGCCAAATCAGATCGGCCCGGAGTCAGAGATGCCCGAGGCACAAAACCCAAAGATGATAAG ggAAAGAAAGGATCTGGAGACGCACAGGAGCAGGACCAGAAGAAGTTTGACGGCACAGGATATGACAGTGACTTAGTGGACTCCCTGGAGAGAGACATCGTGTCCCGTAATCCTAATGTCCACTG GGACGACATCGCTGATCTGGAGGATGCCAAAAAGCTGCTGAAAGAGGCGGTGGTGCTCCCCATGTGGATGCCTGAATTCTTTAAGGGCATTCGTCGCCCTTGGaag GGTGTGTTAATGGTCGGCCCTCCAGGGACCGGGAAGACCATGTTAGCCAAAGCTGTGGCCACTGAATGTGGGACTACTTTCTTCAACgtgtcctcctccaccctcaccTCCAAATACAGGGGCGAGTCGGAGAAACTCGTCCGTCTGCTGTTTGAAATG GCCAGATTTTATGCACCCACAACCATCTTCATAGACGAGATTGACTCCATCTGTGGTAGGAGAGGAACATCTGACGAGCACGAAGCCAGCCGCAGGGTCAAATCCGAGCTTCTGATCCAGATGGACG GTGTGGGAGGAGCCCTGGAGAATGACGACCCCTCTAAGATGGTGATGGTGCTCGCTGCCACAAACTTCCCCTGGGACATCGACGAGGCGCTGCGACGGCGGCTGGAGAAGCGGATCTACATCCCCCTGCCAGCAG ctgtgGGCCGCGTAGAGCTTCTAAAGATCAACCTGAGGGAGGTGGAGTTGGCTGCTGACATGGATCTGGACCTCATCGCTGAGATGACTGAGGGTTACTCCGGATCAGACATCACCAACGTCTGCAG GGACGCGTCCATGATGGCAATGCGCCGTCGAATCCAAGGCCTCACCCCCGAAGAGATAAGAGCTCTGTCTAAAGACGAGCTGCAGATGCCTGTGACCATGGAGGACTTCACTCTAACGCTCAAGAAAATCTCAAagtctgtttctgctgcagacCTTGAAAAATACGTAGCCTGGATGGGCGAGTTCGGGTCAGTGTAG